A stretch of Pseudoprevotella muciniphila DNA encodes these proteins:
- a CDS encoding GIY-YIG nuclease family protein → MPTEKKYGIVYLLTNPVMPGLVKIGMTAQEDIDKRMKELYTTGVPVPFECQFACKVKTSDCAKIEKALHTAFSPQRINANREFFKIQVEQAKAILELFHHEDVTENVSEEIQNDLTDEDKAASSKAQTKRPPLNFYEMGLQKGDVLIWKEDASISVTILSERKVCYKGEETSISALSAQLKGYKVKHIQPTPHWLFNDRPLSEIYDETYPFEE, encoded by the coding sequence ATGCCAACTGAAAAAAAATACGGTATTGTTTACCTTCTCACAAATCCCGTTATGCCAGGTTTGGTGAAAATTGGTATGACAGCACAAGAAGATATTGACAAGCGAATGAAAGAACTCTACACCACTGGTGTTCCAGTTCCTTTTGAATGTCAGTTTGCTTGCAAAGTCAAAACATCTGATTGTGCTAAAATTGAAAAAGCACTCCATACTGCTTTTTCTCCACAGCGTATAAATGCCAACAGGGAATTTTTTAAGATACAAGTTGAGCAAGCTAAAGCTATACTTGAACTTTTCCATCATGAAGATGTAACGGAGAATGTTAGTGAAGAAATCCAAAATGACCTCACTGACGAAGATAAAGCAGCCAGTTCAAAGGCACAGACCAAGCGTCCACCGCTTAATTTCTATGAGATGGGGTTGCAGAAAGGTGATGTACTTATTTGGAAAGAAGATGCGTCAATTTCTGTTACAATCCTTTCAGAGCGTAAGGTGTGCTATAAAGGCGAAGAAACATCTATTAGTGCGTTGTCTGCACAATTAAAAGGTTACAAAGTCAAACATATACAACCCACACCTCACTGGCTCTTCAACGACCGCCCGCTTAGTGAAATCTACGACGAAACATATCCGTTTGAAGAATAA
- a CDS encoding endonuclease MutS2, which yields MIYPENFEKKIGFTEVRRLLKGRCLSTLGTEWVDNQVTFRSKYADVMQALGLVEELRRFAMLYEDAYEANFFDVRESVLHIRPDRTYMEEINLFNLKRSLHTVDQLTSLFKRQSADDGEEHAPFTHLMALAESVGSFEDVVNRIDEVLNKYGRIKDTASPKLLTVRHSIEQTTRNISHSLRNIIQEAQNAGYIDRDVTPTLRDGRLVIPVTTSAKRKIKGIVHDESATGKTVFIEPTAVVEANNRIRQLESEEKREIIRILQELSDMVRPRIPDIMGAMKFLAHIDYLHAVASIADSWNAIVPNVENRPQIHWLEAVHPLLQKSLMQHGSKMVPLDIKMPEKAKIIIISGPNAGGKSVCLKTVGLLQYMLQCGLPVPVNERSKMGVFSSMFIDIGDEQSLEDDLSTYSSHLLNMKQMMKHTNNHSLLLIDEFGSGTEPQIGGALAEAILHRFVASHTYGIITTHYQNLKRVAENYPTVVNGAMLYDRGEMQPLFRMQVGNPGSSFAIEIARKIGIPEDVIAEATDMVGENYILSDKYLQDIVRDKMYWEKKRKNVHKQEKQLEDALSRYDAEMEKLNNERKTVLVNAREEARQLLSQTNAKIENTIRSIREAQAEKERTREARQELQSFKDEVEQAENREDDAIARKIAKIQRRQERRKNKENKKGDATAQLSATSSNGTQPRDTAGKISVGSTVRIKGQTTLGKVEAILGKQARVLFGMMYTNVPISRLQPAEKPKEDTISKVATFLSKETRDAMYEKKLHFKPEIDLRGMRADEAVNEVAHFLDDAIQLEYPQVRILHGTGTGALRQAIRQYVSSVRGVKSYHDEHVQFGGAGITVVELA from the coding sequence ATGATTTATCCTGAGAATTTTGAAAAAAAGATAGGCTTCACGGAGGTGCGTCGTTTGCTCAAGGGGCGCTGCTTGAGTACGCTCGGTACGGAGTGGGTCGATAATCAAGTAACGTTCCGCAGTAAATATGCTGATGTGATGCAGGCACTCGGACTCGTTGAGGAGTTGAGGCGCTTTGCCATGCTCTATGAAGATGCCTACGAAGCCAATTTTTTCGATGTAAGGGAATCTGTGCTGCACATACGCCCTGATCGGACATACATGGAGGAGATTAATCTCTTCAACCTGAAGCGTTCGCTCCATACGGTTGACCAACTGACATCGCTTTTCAAGCGACAGAGTGCAGACGATGGTGAAGAACATGCACCATTTACGCACTTGATGGCTTTGGCAGAAAGTGTGGGCAGTTTTGAAGATGTAGTGAACCGTATAGACGAGGTGCTCAACAAATACGGACGCATTAAGGATACGGCATCTCCTAAGTTGCTCACAGTGCGCCACAGCATAGAACAGACCACTCGCAACATCAGCCACAGCCTGCGCAACATCATTCAGGAAGCGCAGAATGCCGGATACATAGACCGCGACGTAACACCCACATTGCGCGACGGTCGACTCGTAATTCCAGTAACGACAAGTGCCAAGCGAAAGATAAAGGGTATCGTGCACGATGAGAGTGCTACAGGCAAGACCGTATTCATCGAACCTACAGCCGTAGTGGAGGCGAACAACAGAATACGCCAACTTGAGAGTGAAGAGAAACGAGAAATCATACGCATACTTCAGGAACTTAGTGACATGGTACGCCCACGTATTCCCGACATCATGGGAGCAATGAAGTTCCTTGCCCATATTGACTATCTTCACGCCGTAGCCAGCATAGCCGACTCGTGGAATGCCATTGTGCCAAACGTGGAGAACCGTCCGCAGATACACTGGTTGGAAGCCGTACACCCGCTACTTCAGAAGAGCCTTATGCAACATGGCTCAAAGATGGTGCCGCTCGATATAAAGATGCCCGAAAAGGCAAAAATCATCATCATCAGCGGACCAAACGCAGGTGGTAAGTCAGTCTGCCTGAAGACCGTGGGGCTCTTGCAGTACATGCTTCAGTGCGGTTTACCCGTACCAGTGAACGAACGCTCGAAGATGGGCGTTTTCAGCAGTATGTTCATCGATATAGGAGACGAACAGAGTCTGGAAGACGACTTGAGTACCTATTCCAGCCATCTGCTCAACATGAAGCAGATGATGAAACACACAAACAATCATTCTCTGCTTCTGATTGATGAATTCGGGTCAGGAACAGAGCCACAGATAGGTGGCGCACTCGCAGAAGCCATACTTCACCGGTTTGTGGCAAGCCATACTTACGGCATCATAACGACCCACTATCAGAACCTGAAACGCGTGGCAGAGAATTACCCCACTGTGGTGAATGGCGCCATGCTCTACGACCGCGGCGAGATGCAACCCCTCTTCCGTATGCAGGTGGGCAATCCCGGCAGTTCGTTTGCCATAGAAATAGCACGGAAAATCGGCATACCCGAAGATGTTATAGCAGAGGCCACCGATATGGTAGGTGAAAACTATATCCTCTCCGACAAATATCTGCAAGACATCGTGCGCGACAAGATGTATTGGGAGAAGAAGCGAAAGAATGTGCACAAACAGGAAAAACAACTCGAGGACGCCTTGAGCCGCTATGATGCGGAGATGGAAAAACTCAACAATGAGCGCAAAACCGTGTTGGTCAATGCCCGCGAAGAAGCCAGGCAACTGCTCTCCCAGACTAATGCCAAGATAGAAAACACCATCCGTAGCATACGCGAGGCGCAGGCAGAGAAAGAACGTACACGCGAGGCACGCCAGGAATTGCAATCGTTCAAGGACGAAGTGGAACAGGCTGAAAACAGAGAGGATGATGCTATAGCCAGAAAAATAGCCAAAATACAGCGAAGGCAGGAGCGAAGAAAAAATAAGGAGAACAAAAAAGGTGATGCTACAGCCCAACTTTCTGCGACAAGTTCTAACGGCACTCAGCCACGTGATACTGCAGGAAAAATCAGTGTTGGCAGTACGGTGCGCATAAAAGGGCAGACCACGTTGGGCAAGGTGGAGGCTATCCTTGGCAAACAAGCACGTGTGCTCTTTGGCATGATGTACACCAACGTGCCGATAAGTCGCTTGCAACCTGCCGAAAAGCCTAAAGAAGACACTATATCGAAAGTTGCCACTTTCCTCTCTAAGGAGACGCGCGATGCCATGTATGAAAAGAAACTGCATTTCAAACCCGAAATCGACCTTCGCGGCATGCGTGCAGACGAGGCGGTGAATGAGGTGGCGCATTTTCTCGACGATGCCATACAACTGGAATATCCGCAGGTGCGCATACTGCATGGCACAGGCACCGGTGCTCTCCGTCAAGCCATTCGCCAATATGTCAGTTCGGTACGTGGCGTAAAGAGTTACCACGATGAACATGTGCAATTCGGTGGCGCAGGTATAACAGTAGTGGAATTGGCATAA
- a CDS encoding ribonuclease Z produces the protein MEKFEVNILGCGSALPTLQHFPSSQVVNIREKLFMIDCGEGTQMQLRKSRLKFSKLNHIFISHLHGDHCFGLMGLISTFGLIARTATLHVHAFADFEPILRSQLDFFCKHLSFKVEFHAIPINTVEQIYEDKSMTVTAFPVNHRIPCVGFIFREKPGLAHIRKDMMDFLNINGPVIYDIKQGAGWTTPDGKYYSHEQLTTPGDVPRTYVYCSDTKPVPENAGLFQGADMLYHEATFADCDAARASETFHSTAAQAAEMAKLANAKRLVIGHFSARYLDEQILLDEAASIFPNTILAAENLCLQL, from the coding sequence ATGGAAAAATTTGAAGTCAATATACTTGGTTGCGGCAGTGCATTGCCTACTCTGCAACATTTTCCATCTTCGCAAGTGGTCAATATCCGCGAAAAACTCTTTATGATAGACTGCGGAGAGGGTACACAGATGCAACTCAGAAAATCACGCCTCAAATTCTCCAAACTGAACCACATTTTCATATCCCATCTCCACGGCGACCATTGCTTTGGTCTGATGGGGCTTATCTCGACCTTTGGACTTATAGCAAGGACTGCCACCCTTCACGTCCATGCCTTCGCAGATTTTGAACCTATCCTTAGGTCGCAGTTGGATTTTTTCTGCAAGCACCTCTCATTCAAGGTGGAATTTCATGCTATACCTATAAATACTGTAGAGCAAATCTATGAGGATAAGTCGATGACAGTAACCGCTTTTCCCGTTAATCACCGGATACCCTGTGTGGGATTTATCTTCCGCGAAAAGCCCGGACTGGCGCATATACGCAAAGACATGATGGATTTTCTTAATATCAACGGACCTGTTATCTATGACATCAAGCAAGGCGCTGGCTGGACTACACCTGATGGAAAATACTATTCACACGAGCAACTCACGACACCTGGTGATGTACCGCGTACTTACGTTTATTGTTCCGACACTAAGCCTGTTCCGGAGAATGCCGGACTTTTCCAGGGTGCTGATATGCTCTACCATGAAGCCACTTTTGCTGACTGCGATGCTGCAAGAGCGAGCGAAACTTTCCATTCCACTGCCGCACAAGCCGCAGAAATGGCAAAACTTGCCAATGCAAAACGACTTGTAATAGGGCACTTCTCTGCAAGATATCTTGACGAACAAATACTCCTTGATGAAGCCGCTTCAATCTTCCCCAATACTATTTTAGCCGCAGAAAACCTCTGTCTGCAATTATAG
- a CDS encoding DUF3078 domain-containing protein, whose translation MQFLFLLPAALFGQVVTESGSTARGKTDVAEVLDSIAAITEDSTAAPDSTAIPDSIISAVKDTVIPQKNKIAFDGIAHRYSARLDSLKDEYHEWEYTGDDLLSNPYYINLFSSPTLYKGSLRRIIGSPKFKESNSEWNANYERVRLTDLALVNIYGKRPYLIETTGLAPEEGGGIRKDLETEVIPITKLSEKVDKPKLTKDPVVIKPDWEVTTFRPNFWTFKADVSLRFMQNYISSNWYQGGESNNSLLGSATLEANYDNKRKITFSNKLEMKLGFYSSRSDTIHKYKTNSDLLRMTNKLGIKATKHWYYTFMLQSWTQFYRGFRSNNRYVYSDFMSPFENVASIGMDYKFTSKNKKFNVSATLSPFAHSLKYVGREKLITSNGLDEGKHHKSTFGSTITANATWQPIKNVTWKSRLYFFTDYTFAKVEWENTFLFKINDFLSTELFLYPRFDDSVKRKEGKSYTQFKEYISLGFGMSF comes from the coding sequence GTGCAGTTTCTCTTTTTGCTTCCTGCCGCTTTATTCGGGCAGGTTGTAACAGAAAGCGGCAGTACAGCGCGGGGCAAAACAGATGTTGCAGAAGTGCTCGACAGCATTGCAGCGATAACGGAGGACTCCACTGCGGCTCCTGACTCTACCGCTATTCCTGACAGCATAATTTCCGCCGTTAAAGACACGGTTATACCCCAAAAGAACAAGATAGCATTCGACGGCATCGCCCACAGATATTCTGCACGACTTGACTCTCTGAAAGACGAATACCACGAATGGGAATATACAGGCGATGATTTGCTCTCCAACCCCTATTACATCAACCTATTCTCCTCTCCCACCCTCTACAAGGGTTCGTTGCGCCGCATCATCGGCAGCCCGAAGTTCAAGGAAAGCAACAGTGAATGGAATGCCAACTATGAAAGGGTGCGTCTGACCGACCTCGCCCTTGTCAACATCTATGGCAAGCGGCCATATCTCATAGAAACAACCGGTCTGGCACCGGAGGAAGGCGGAGGTATCAGAAAGGATCTGGAAACGGAAGTAATACCCATTACGAAACTGTCGGAAAAGGTGGACAAGCCGAAACTCACAAAAGATCCGGTTGTCATCAAGCCCGACTGGGAAGTAACGACGTTTCGGCCTAATTTCTGGACATTCAAGGCTGATGTGAGCCTGCGCTTCATGCAGAACTACATATCGAGCAACTGGTATCAAGGCGGTGAGAGCAACAACTCGCTACTCGGTTCAGCGACTCTCGAAGCCAACTACGACAACAAGCGCAAAATAACGTTCTCGAACAAGTTAGAGATGAAACTGGGCTTCTATTCTTCGCGTTCCGACACTATTCATAAATACAAAACGAATAGCGACCTTCTGCGCATGACTAACAAACTTGGCATTAAAGCCACCAAACATTGGTACTACACTTTCATGTTGCAGAGTTGGACTCAATTCTACAGGGGTTTTAGGAGCAACAACCGCTATGTTTACAGCGACTTTATGTCGCCCTTTGAGAATGTGGCATCTATTGGTATGGATTATAAGTTCACATCTAAGAACAAAAAGTTTAATGTCAGTGCTACACTCTCGCCTTTTGCTCACAGCCTGAAATACGTTGGCAGAGAAAAACTCATCACGAGTAATGGTTTAGACGAAGGTAAGCATCACAAATCCACTTTCGGTTCTACAATAACGGCGAATGCAACTTGGCAACCTATCAAGAATGTAACGTGGAAATCGCGATTATACTTTTTCACAGACTACACCTTTGCCAAAGTTGAATGGGAAAACACCTTTCTATTCAAAATCAACGATTTCTTGTCAACGGAATTGTTTCTTTATCCCCGATTCGACGACAGTGTGAAGCGCAAGGAAGGCAAGTCGTACACACAGTTCAAGGAATATATTTCATTAGGTTTTGGTATGTCATTCTAA